In Trichomycterus rosablanca isolate fTriRos1 chromosome 4, fTriRos1.hap1, whole genome shotgun sequence, one DNA window encodes the following:
- the kdsr gene encoding 3-ketodihydrosphingosine reductase: protein MSTVHSVWSLVIWDWLFSESTCALLFFSMILLLVFAALLVAFILLLYMISPLISPKPLKLNGAHVVVTGGSSGIGKCVAMECYKQGAFITLVARDENKLVQAKKEVEKHAINDKQVVLCISVDVSKDYSQVESVLKQAQEKLGPVDMLVNCAGSSISGKFEELDVHHFRNLMEVNYLGSVYPTRAVISTMKERRMGRIVFVCSQAGQLGLFGYTAYSASKFTLRGLAESLQMEVKPYNIYVTVSYPPDTDTPALAQENRTKPLETKLISETSGVYQPEQVAKVIVKDAVYGNFSSSVGPDGYMLSALTCGMSPVTSITEGLQQIVTMGLFRTIALFYLGSFDSIVRRCMIQREQSKPADKRE from the exons ATGTCCACAGTACATTCTGTTTGGAGCTTAGTAATTTGGGACTGGCTGTTCTCTGAATCCACCTGCGCTCTTCTGTTCTTCAGTATGATTTTATTGTTAGTTTTTGCAGCTCTGTTGGTCGCTTTTATTTTACTTCTCTACATGATATCTCCTTTAATAAGCCCCAAACCGCTCAAACTCAACGGGGCCCATGTGGTG GTGACTGGTGGCAGCAGCGGCATTGGGAAATGCGTCGCCATGGAGTGCTACAAACAGGGTGCCTTCATCACACTGGTGGCGCGTGACGAG AACAAGCTGGTTCAGGCCAAGAAAGAAGTGGAGAAACATGCGATAAATGATAAACAG GTGGTTCTGTGTATCTCAGTGGACGTGTCCAAAGACTACAGCCAGGTGGAGAGCGTTCTCAAACAG GCTCAGGAGAAGCTGGGCCCGGTGGACATGCTGGTCAACTGTGCAGGATCGTCCATTTCCGGGAAGTTCGAGGAGCTGGACGTGCATCATTTCCGG AACCTGATGGAGGTGAACTACCTGGGCAGCGTGTACCCCACGCGGGCGGTGATCAGCACCATGAAGGAGCGCCGGATGGGCCGCATAGTGTTCGTCTGCTCTCAGGCCGGCCAGCTCGGCCTGTTCGGATACACGGCGTACTCGGCCTCCAAGTTCACCCTCCGCGGCCTGGCCGAGTCCTTGCAGATGGAg GTGAAGCCGTACAACATCTACGTGACGGTGTCCTACCCCCCCGACACGGACACGCCGGCGTTAGCGCAGGAGAACAGGACCAAG CCTTTAGAGACCAAGCTGATCTCCGAGACGTCCGGGGTGTATCAGCCCGAGCAGGTGGCCAAGGTCATCGTCAAGGACGCCGTG TACGGGAACTTCAGCAGCTCCGTAGGTCCGGACGGCTACATGCTGTCGGCGCTCACCTGCGGGATGTCGCCCGTCACCTCCATCACCGAGGGTCTGCAGCAG ATCGTGACGATGGGTTTGTTCCGCACCATCGCTCTCTTCTACCTGGGCAGCTTCGACAGCATCGTGCGCCGCTGTATGATCCAGAGGGAGCAGAGCAAACCCGCCGACAAGAGAGAATAA
- the bcl2b gene encoding apoptosis regulator Bcl-2 translates to MSTGSAYENRRVVENYLTHKLRMTGSASLCASADDRERVNRALREAGDELERAFRPELMEMTKQLFAAPAGAEHRRFVAVADELFRDGANWGRVLAFLEFGALVCARCAPDGERNARAEKVARWMAEYLDGPLSTWILTNGGWEGFADLYTGQQDSVCRSSWSSLTTSVFSLAALGAVGLTLGAYLAQK, encoded by the exons ATGTCGACCGGGAGCGCGTACGAGAACCGGCGCGTCGTGGAGAACTATCTGACGCACAAGCTGCGCATGACCGGGAGCGCAAGCCTCTGCGCCAGCGCCGACGACCGGGAGCGCGTGAACCGCGCCCTGCGCGAGGCCGGGGATGAACTGGAGCGCGCCTTTCGACCGGAGCTGATGGAGATGACCAAGCAGCTGTTCGCGGCCCCGGCGGGCGCGGAGCACCGGCGCTTCGTGGCCGTGGCGGACGAGCTGTTCCGGGACGGCGCGAACTGGGGGCGCGTGCTCGCGTTCCTGGAGTTCGGTGCGCTGGTGTGCGCGCGCTGCGCTCCCGACGGTGAGAGGAACGCGCGCGCTGAGAAGGTCGCGCGCTGGATGGCGGAGTATCTGGACGGACCCCTGAGCACCTGGATCCTGACCAACGGAGGATGG GAGGGCTTCGCTGACCTCTACACCGGACAGCAGGACTCGGTTTGCAGAAGCTCCTGGTCATCTTTGACCACCTCCGTCTTCAGTCTGGCGGCGCTGGGGGCGGTCGGCCTGACCCTAGGGGCGTACCTCGCCCAAAAATGA